One Carassius carassius chromosome 20, fCarCar2.1, whole genome shotgun sequence DNA segment encodes these proteins:
- the c8b gene encoding complement component C8 beta chain isoform X1: MYSFQQANSACSKAILCLCIIGAVALCRSEDRSAEQPPKDPVDCSQSEWSPWTRCDPCLKKRYRYATLVHPSEFGGYPCHDQGREEEPCTAAPRYSCQRHTPPCQGFRCTVTGRCVLEALRCNADDDCGDGSDELGCKKVYKACNQPTEEYYGIENLAKGFNILSGKLEAVVLDNRYYAGGCLPHFIQDVRYRKPYNIQQYTIETKGSYDFTLEAYESYSEYSKSETKATLSKTSVSFGIAIPNAFEFSFKYNDHKYKKSVMKMRNFSGTKKKFLRAHSELEVARYSLKTSDLMLHPEFMSRLQALPLEYTYGEYRQLYSDYGTHFIREATLGGDFEYTIVLNDETLEKSDYKLEDIKKCVQVGLKVGALIQGVYLGAGFSIGGCKGLLDELGDSSKTGEMVEDVFIVVRGGDSETVSRLAAKQLPTPDIMQLWGDAVFYNPDFISKKIEPLHELVPSRDPNANILKKNLKRALSEYLKETSSCRCSPCHNNGIAVLKGTRCVCICPAGFRGVSCEITKRKASAVDGSWSCWSSWSSCSRKTQKRTRQCNNPTPQTGGVTCPGPEEESADCF, translated from the exons ATGTACAGCTTTCAACAAGCAAACTCAGCCTGCAGCAAAGCAATACTTTGTCTGTGTATTATAGG TGCTGTAGCGCTCTGTCGTTCAGAAGACAGGAGCGCTGAACAACCGCCTAAAGACCCAGTGGACTGTTCACAGTCTGAATGGTCCCCATGGACTCGCTGTGACCCCTGCCTTAAGAAGAGG TATCGTTATGCCACGCTGGTCCATCCGTCTGAGTTTGGAGGATATCCGTGTCATGATCAGGGCCGAGAGGAGGAACCCTGCACTGCTGCACCGCGATACTCCTGCCAGAGACACACTCCTCCATGCCAGGGCTTTCGCTGCACTGTCACAG GTCGCTGTGTGCTGGAGGCTCTGCGCTGTAATGCTGATGATGACTGCGGGGATGGCTCTGATGAACTAGGCTGTAAAAAGGTGTACAAAGCCTGTAATCAGCCAACCGAGGAGTATTATGGAATCGAGAATCTTGCCAAAGG ATTCAACATTTTGAGCGGTAAACTGGAAGCAGTGGTGCTCGATAACCGATACTACGCTGGCGGCTGCTTGCCTCATTTCATCCAAGATGTTCGCTACAGGAAGCCTTATAATATACAACAGTACACAATAGAG ACAAAAGGCTCTTATGATTTCACACTGGAGGCATATGAATCTTACAGTGAATACTCCAAGAGTGAAACAAAGGCAACTTTGTCCAAGACCAGCGTCTCATTTGGAATTGCTATTCCTAATGCTTTTGAGTTCAGTTTTAAATATAATGACCACAAGTACAAGAAGTCAGTGATGAAGATGCGCAACTTTTCGGGGACG AAAAAGAAATTTCTCCGAGCTCACTCTGAACTTGAGGTAGCGCGCTATTCTTTAAAAACATCAGACCTGATGTTACACCCTGAATTCATGTCCCGCTTGCAAGCCCTGCCACTGGAATACACATACGGAGAATATCGGCAGCTCTACAGTGACTATGGAACACATTTCATCAGAGAGGCGACTCTCGGTGGAGATTTTGAATATACTATTGTCCTCAATGATGAGACATTAGAGAAATCTG ACTACAAGCTTGAAGATATCAAGAAATGTGTACAAGTTGGGCTTAAAGTTGGAGCCCTAATTCAGGGGGTGTATTTGGGGGCAGGATTTTCAATTGGTGGCTGTAAAGGTCTACTGGACGAGCTTGGAG ATTCCAGTAAAACGGGGGAAATGGTGGAAGATGTGTTTATTGTGGTCAGAGGTGGTGACAGTGAAACAGTCTCCCGTCTAGCGGCAAAACAGCTGCCAACTCCAGACATCATGCAGCTGTGGGGCGATGCTGTGTTCTACAATCCAGATTTTATTAGCAAAAAG atagAACCCCTCCATGAGTTGGTGCCGTCCCGTGACCCAAATGCTAACATCCTGAAGAAAAACCTGAAAAGAGCTCTGTCAGAGTACCTGAAAGAAACCAGCTCCTGTCGCTGCTCGCCCTGTCACAATAACGGCATAGCAGTGCTCAAAG gcACAAGGTGTGTTTGTATTTGCCCAGCTGGTTTCAGAGGAGTGAGCTGTGAGATAACCAAACGAAAAG CATCGGCAGTAGATGGCAGTTGGAGCTGCTGGTCTTCATGGTCCTCCTGCTCACGAAAAACCCAGAAACGCACCCGTCAGTGTAACAATCCAACGCCTCAGACGGGTGGAGTAACATGCCCTGGGCCAGAAGAGGAATCAGCTGATTGCTTCTAA
- the c8a gene encoding complement component C8 alpha chain yields the protein MWRFVFSICTFGFVLSCFSHHISARFTDDFLQSSSNRANSSRHTRGVHTPAPIDCKLKSWTQWSPCDSCRDRTIRFQYLERASQFGGQKCVHSQWDERQCPEEGECQLQEDHCGDMFACGPKGRCVGQQLRCNDEIDCVNHKDETDCEVINRRETKCTDMLTIPGAERATRGYNALSGDFVNHVLDPTYFGGVCEYIYNGEWRKLTYDPFCEHLSYDDAEKYYRKPHNFLSYQIMAQATTEAASEYFEDAVSFLKARQTEISFNAGMTRRVAFVEIGHDISAEFKFLRNISQYNNKEVGFVRLLSTVQTAQFKMRSRDLTLDEDMLWALGDLPDQYDFGAYSQFFNEYGTHYVTEGTMGGVLDYVAVVNKNAMQRNEMTGSQIGGCLGSSLGLTAIEQSTTISVKGKSCHKDGKKMTIDDQSSSAIEDVLGFVKGGHTGSSTGSLAVKDAKSYQDWGKSLKYNPALIEFEVSPICELVRLSTAAEQLRTKLPHLKMAWEEYMQNFNPCHCVPCMNNGIPVLSRTDCSCICKNGYRGDACEETERKGPTHGDWSCWSSWSPCVSGTKTRKRECSNPPPKDGGLPCQGSSNQKKRC from the exons ATGTGGAGATTTGTGTTTTCTATTTGTACGTTTGGATTTGTTTTATCATGTTTCAGTCACCATATTTCTGCCAGATTCACTGATGACTTCCTACAATCATCAAGCAACAG GGCTAACTCTTCGAGACACACCAGAGGAGTCCATACTCCTGCTCCTATTGACTGTAAACTCAAGAGCTGGACGCAGTGGTCACCTTGTGATTCATGCAGAGATAGGACg ATTCGCTTCCAGTACTTGGAGCGAGCATCTCAGTTTGGGGGGCAGAAGTGTGTGCACAGTCAGTGGGATGAAAGACAGTGTCCAGAAGAGGGCGAGTGTCAACTACAAGAAGACCACTGTGGGGACATGTTTGCTTGTGGGCCCAAAG GACGCTGTGTTGGACAGCAGCTCAGATGCAATGATGAAATAGACTGTGTAAATCACAAAGATGAGACTGACTGTGAAGTGATAAACAGAAGAGAAACCAAATGTACCGATATGCTGACTATACCAGGAGCTGAAAGAGCCACTCGAGG ATATAATGCGTTATCTGGTGATTTTGTGAATCATGTTCTGGACCCAACATACTTTGGAGGCGTTTGTGAATACATCTATAATGGGGAGTGGCGGAAACTCACCTACGATCCTTTCTGTGAACACCTCAGTtatgatgatgctgaaaaatatTACCGGAAACCTCACAACTTCCTCTCATATCAAATAATG GCACAAGCAACTACAGAGGCAGCATCAGAATATTTTGAGGATGCTGTTAGCTTTCTCAAGGCAAGGCAGACAGAAATATCCTTTAACGCAGGAATGACGAGGAGAGTCGCTTTTGTGGAAATTGGTCATGATATTAGTGCTGAATTCAAGTTTCTACGCAACATATCACAATACAATAATAAg GAGGTGGGCTTTGTCAGGCTGTTGTCAACAGTGCAAACCGCTCAGTTTAAGATGAGAAGCAGAGACTTGACTCTGGACGAGGACATGCTCTGGGCTCTGGGTGATCTGCCTGATCAGTATGATTTTGGTGCATATTCCCAGTTTTTCAATGAGTATGGCACACACTATGTCACAGAGGGTACCATGGGTGGAGTCCTGGATTATGTTGCTGTTGTGAACAAGAATGCCATGCAAAGAAATG AAATGACTGGGTCACAAATCGGAGGATGCCTTGGTTCATCTTTGGGACTGACAGCAATCGAACAGAGTACAACGATTTCAGTAAAAGGAAAATCATGTCATAAAGATGGAAAAAAGATGACGA TTGACGATCAGTCCAGCAGTGCTATTGAGGATGTGTTGGGCTTTGTAAAGGGTGGACACACCGGCTCCAGCACTGGAAGTTTGGCTGTCAAAGATGCCAAAAGTTACCAGGACTGGGGAAAGAGTCTCAAATACAACCCTGCCCTCATTGAGTTTGAG GTGTCACCGATATGTGAGCTGGTGCGTTTAAGCACAGCAGCGGAGCAGCTTCGCACAAAGTTGCCCCATTTGAAGATGGCATGGGAAGAGTACATGCAGAACTTCAACCCGTGTCACTGCGTCCCCTGCATGAATAATGGCATTCCTGTGCTCTCCAGGACAGACTGCAGTTGTATATGCAAAAATGGTTACAGAGGTGATGCCTGTGAGGAGACGGAAAGAAAAG GCCCTACACATGGAGATTGGAGCTGCTGGAGCTCCTGGTCGCCATGTGTGTCTGGAACAAAGACACGAAAACGGGAATGCAGTAACCCCCCTCCAAAAGATGGTGGCCTGCCTTGTCAAGGAAGCAGTAATCAGAAGAAACGTTGCTAA